A single region of the Sulfolobales archaeon genome encodes:
- a CDS encoding xanthine dehydrogenase family protein molybdopterin-binding subunit: protein MYVGKPLRPLEHYRFITGRGRYVDDIKLDNMAYLKVIRSPYARALIRYVGFDSSRALLFIRPGDIDGYAPARVDPEVSRYARIARMPVLPRDVVNFVGQPVAAVVARDPYEAEDLAEAVSIDYEVLEPVVDPMRAFEEGSPQIHGDIPRNLAIDRRFVGGDTRVFRDAEVVVKAGLRMERVVANPIEPKACIAYYNGSTLTLYINSQSPHRVRSDIQEVFGISPEYIRVISPDVGGAFGNKTPLHVECILAIYASMKLKIPVKYVETRREHLVAPYHGRGVAFEVEGYGTRRGELLGIRGWVVADIGAYSYHVNLNIPVNIIRWSVGPYRIRAVDLDLKAVYTNKTPIGPYRGAGRPEAALIHERVLDALADELGIDRAEIRAINLRSGWGRYETPTGLRTDDADYLGTYMRAYEIYRQLRRSLGNKPGKRVGIGISCFLAHDRSALGEWARLRISRGVVEIYVGTHSHGQSHATTLAQIAAEELGIPIEKISILFGDTEYLKEGVGTFGSRTAIAGGAAVVEVCRRLKSEARARGFEDILSALDKLEGYEVEAFYRGADIFSFGSHIAVVEIDEETGIARIARYIAVDDVGRAINPMVIEGQLTGGALQGASQVLWEAIKYDDQGYPQCSSIAECGVPSSLEAFEVESILVENPSEAPHGARGVGEAGAIGAPPAVISAIEKAIGARIKHIPINSEELRAYITRYSVNG from the coding sequence GTTGGCTTTGATAGCTCTAGGGCTCTTCTCTTTATAAGGCCTGGCGATATCGATGGTTATGCCCCTGCTAGGGTTGATCCTGAGGTTTCTCGATATGCTAGGATCGCTAGGATGCCTGTGCTTCCCAGAGATGTTGTTAACTTTGTTGGGCAGCCTGTTGCTGCCGTTGTTGCTAGAGATCCGTATGAGGCTGAGGATCTTGCTGAGGCTGTCTCTATCGATTATGAGGTTCTAGAGCCTGTTGTAGATCCTATGAGGGCTTTTGAGGAGGGCTCACCCCAGATCCACGGGGATATACCTAGGAACCTGGCTATTGATAGGAGATTCGTTGGGGGAGATACCAGGGTTTTTAGGGATGCCGAGGTTGTTGTTAAAGCCGGGCTCAGGATGGAGAGGGTTGTTGCAAATCCTATAGAGCCTAAGGCGTGTATAGCCTATTACAATGGCTCTACCCTAACTCTTTATATAAATAGCCAGAGCCCCCACAGGGTTAGGAGCGATATTCAAGAGGTCTTCGGCATATCCCCAGAGTATATAAGGGTTATATCGCCTGATGTTGGGGGTGCCTTTGGTAATAAGACGCCTCTGCATGTTGAGTGTATATTAGCTATATATGCCTCTATGAAGCTGAAGATCCCTGTTAAATATGTTGAGACTAGGAGGGAGCATCTAGTAGCTCCATATCACGGCAGGGGAGTTGCCTTCGAGGTTGAGGGCTATGGGACTAGGAGGGGCGAGCTCCTAGGGATTAGGGGGTGGGTTGTTGCTGATATAGGTGCATATAGCTATCATGTTAATCTAAACATACCAGTTAATATTATCCGGTGGTCTGTGGGGCCTTATAGGATAAGGGCTGTTGATCTAGATCTAAAGGCTGTATATACGAATAAAACACCGATAGGCCCCTACAGAGGTGCTGGGAGACCAGAGGCTGCTTTGATCCATGAGAGGGTTTTAGACGCTCTAGCAGATGAGCTTGGAATCGATAGGGCTGAGATAAGGGCTATAAATCTTAGAAGCGGTTGGGGGAGATACGAGACACCAACGGGGTTGAGGACGGATGATGCAGATTATCTTGGAACATATATGAGGGCATATGAGATATATAGACAGCTAAGAAGATCCCTTGGAAACAAACCTGGTAAGAGGGTGGGGATAGGCATATCATGCTTCCTAGCCCACGATAGATCTGCTCTTGGTGAGTGGGCAAGGCTTAGAATATCTAGAGGCGTTGTCGAGATATATGTTGGCACACACTCCCATGGCCAGAGCCATGCAACAACCCTAGCCCAGATCGCTGCGGAGGAGCTGGGAATACCTATCGAGAAGATCTCAATACTCTTCGGAGACACCGAATATCTGAAAGAGGGTGTGGGTACATTCGGCAGCAGAACAGCCATAGCAGGGGGAGCAGCTGTTGTAGAGGTATGTAGAAGGCTTAAGAGCGAGGCCAGGGCCAGAGGCTTTGAAGATATATTATCAGCTCTCGATAAGCTAGAGGGATACGAGGTAGAGGCATTCTATAGAGGTGCTGATATCTTCTCATTCGGATCCCACATAGCTGTCGTAGAGATCGATGAGGAGACAGGCATAGCAAGGATAGCTAGATATATAGCTGTAGACGATGTTGGCAGAGCTATAAACCCAATGGTGATAGAGGGACAGCTAACAGGAGGAGCACTCCAAGGAGCAAGCCAGGTACTCTGGGAAGCAATAAAATACGATGACCAGGGATACCCACAGTGCTCCTCAATAGCAGAGTGCGGCGTCCCAAGCTCGTTAGAGGCATTCGAGGTGGAATCAATATTGGTTGAAAACCCCTCAGAAGCACCCCATGGAGCGAGAGGAGTTGGAGAAGCAGGAGCCATAGGAGCACCACCAGCAGTAATCTCAGCAATAGAAAAGGCTATTGGGGCTAGGATAAAACATATACCAATAAATAGTGAAGAGCTAAGAGCATATATTACTAGATACTCGGTTAATGGCTAA